The following proteins are encoded in a genomic region of Cryptomeria japonica chromosome 11, Sugi_1.0, whole genome shotgun sequence:
- the LOC131074753 gene encoding protein TORNADO 2 gives MATKTKFLTAINFVAMVLSIPVIGTGIWLSTKQDNECVKLLQWVVISLGVVILVVGLLGCMGAFWRVQWMVVLYLLLMFVLIILLLTLVVFVFLVTNRGSGHGHIVPNRAYREYTLGDYSGWLRHRVHAWNRIRNCLASSTTCATLTQRYPLAQDFFNAHLTPIESGCCKPPTLCGYTFVSATYWISPINIGEDMDCLTWNNDQTQLCYSCNSCKAGLLANLKKEWRVADVVLLITLIALIWVYLVGCNAFRRAQTEDIFDQYKQGYT, from the exons atggcGACTAAAACTAAATTTCTCACTGCGATTAACTTCGTAGCAATGGTGCTGTCCATACCAGTAATTGGCACGGGAATATGGTTATCAACAAAGCAGGACAACGAGTGTGTTAAGTTGTTGCAATGGGTTGTTATAAGTTTAGGAGTGGTGATTTTGGTGGTGGGATTGTTGGGTTGTATGGGCGCCTTTTGGCGAGTCCAATGGATGGTTGTTCTCTATCTTCTATTGATGTTCGTCCTTATAATATTGCTCTTGACTCTGGTCGTATTCGTTTTTCTTGTCACCAACAGGGGCTCCGGGCATGGTCACATAGTACCCAACAGAGCCTACAGAGAGTATACCTTAGGTGACTACTCTGGATGGTTACGCCACCGTGTTCACGCCTGGAACCGGATTCGAAACTGCCTTGCCTCTTCCACCACATGTGCTACTTTGACCCAGCGCTATCCTCTCGCTCAGGACTTCTTCAATGCCCATCTCACGCCCATAGAG TCTGGATGCTGTAAGCCGCCGACGCTGTGTGGGTATACATTTGTGAGTGCAACATACTGGATCAGTCCCATCAACATAGGAGAGGATATGGACTGCTTGACGTGGAACAACGATCAGACGCAGCTGTGCTACAGTTGCAATTCCTGCAAGGCCGGGCTGCTGGCAAATCTGAAGAAGGAATGGAGAGTGGCAGATGTGGTACTGCTCATCACACTCATTGCTCTTATATGGGTTTACTTAGTTGGATGCAACGCCTTCCGCAGAGCTCAGACCGAGGATATCTTTGACCAGTACAAGCAAGGCTATACATAG